One genomic window of Acidiferrobacterales bacterium includes the following:
- a CDS encoding ABC transporter permease — translation MWFKSVVIITSLIAVWQIIVWITGAPPFIVPAPLAVATALIGNLGLIGFHATVTIFEIIAGLLLGCTIGIGSAWLILQFQPVRTWFLPILVASQALPVFAIAPVLMLWLGFGMPSKIAMATLIIYFPVTAALYDGLRNTDSGWIDMARIMGASKHTVAKFIRLPAALPSLGSGLRIAAAVAPIGAVVGEWVGSSSGLGYLMLHANARSQIDLMFAALIVLAAFAVLLYFGIDSLIKKTIFWQTETTLEAH, via the coding sequence ATGTGGTTTAAGTCGGTTGTCATCATTACAAGCCTGATCGCAGTCTGGCAGATCATTGTCTGGATAACCGGAGCACCGCCGTTTATCGTACCGGCACCGCTCGCAGTGGCCACCGCATTGATCGGGAATCTCGGCCTGATCGGATTCCATGCAACAGTGACTATCTTCGAAATCATTGCCGGACTGCTGCTCGGCTGTACCATTGGAATTGGCAGTGCTTGGCTGATCTTGCAATTTCAGCCGGTTCGTACGTGGTTTCTGCCGATTCTGGTCGCAAGCCAGGCATTGCCTGTTTTTGCGATCGCGCCGGTTCTGATGCTGTGGCTCGGATTTGGTATGCCCTCGAAAATTGCCATGGCGACACTGATCATCTATTTCCCCGTCACAGCTGCGCTCTACGACGGGTTGAGAAATACCGATTCCGGATGGATCGACATGGCTCGAATCATGGGTGCATCCAAACACACGGTTGCAAAATTCATCCGCCTGCCGGCCGCCTTGCCGTCACTTGGGTCCGGACTGCGGATTGCGGCCGCGGTCGCACCCATCGGCGCAGTAGTCGGGGAGTGGGTCGGATCCAGTTCCGGACTCGGCTATCTGATGCTGCATGCCAACGCGAGGTCGCAGATTGATCTGATGTTCGCAGCGCTGATCGTATTGGCGGCGTTCGCCGTGCTTTTGTATTTTGGCATTGATTCGCTGATCAAAAAAACTATTTTCTGGCAAACGGAAACCACCTTGGAGGCTCATTGA
- a CDS encoding ABC transporter ATP-binding protein, which yields MISVSVRVSLNYGEERIFDDFRLTLESGKLICLLGKSGSGKSTLLRFIAGLMSPDIATGSVVASDDSPLNGRIAWMAQQDLLLPWLKVIDNVMIGSFLRGENGNRRVELARQLLEKVELSGVDERYPHELSGGMRQRVALARTLIEDRAVNLLDEPFSGLDATTRYQLQDLACTMLTKTTTLLVTHDPLEAVRMADFIYVLSGRPATVAHRIEPPGSPPRQLSDVNVSNAYADLMHQLVHPESSTNVV from the coding sequence ATGATTTCCGTTTCAGTCCGGGTCAGCCTCAACTATGGCGAGGAGCGCATCTTCGACGACTTCAGATTGACTCTAGAATCGGGAAAACTGATCTGCCTGCTCGGGAAAAGCGGTTCCGGTAAATCGACCTTGTTGCGTTTTATCGCAGGATTGATGTCTCCCGACATCGCAACCGGATCGGTCGTTGCGAGTGATGACAGCCCGCTCAACGGCCGGATTGCGTGGATGGCCCAGCAGGACCTGCTGCTGCCATGGCTGAAAGTGATTGACAATGTAATGATCGGATCGTTTCTGCGCGGTGAGAACGGCAACAGGCGAGTTGAGCTGGCGAGACAGCTGCTCGAGAAAGTCGAGCTCAGCGGTGTGGATGAACGCTATCCGCATGAACTTTCTGGCGGAATGCGTCAGAGAGTCGCGCTGGCGAGAACCCTGATCGAGGACCGAGCAGTCAACCTGCTGGACGAGCCATTCTCAGGGCTGGATGCGACGACCCGCTATCAGCTGCAGGACCTGGCATGCACAATGCTCACCAAGACAACGACGTTGCTTGTGACGCACGATCCTCTTGAGGCGGTCCGCATGGCCGACTTCATCTACGTCTTGAGCGGACGCCCCGCGACGGTGGCGCATCGCATCGAGCCTCCGGGCTCGCCACCGCGACAGCTGTCCGACGTCAACGTGAGCAATGCTTACGCGGACCTTATGCATCAACTGGTACATCCCGAGTCATCAACCAATGTGGTTTAA
- a CDS encoding TRAP transporter substrate-binding protein, whose product MQRRNFLKGAGAGVAAAVAPGISHADKQEYRMAMSWIKNSPGAGATAERLARRIETLSAGRVRIKIFAAGELVGPFEVLDAVGSGTADFGHSASFFWQGKMRASAFFTAVPFGLTPQEHMVWIYHNGGQQLWDELYAPFNVKPFLASNTSIGMGGWFKKKINSLDDIAGLRYRVPGLGGEVFRRIGAVAVTLPPPEIGPALHLGTVDAAEWLGPWSDLAMGFYKSAPYYYGPGFHEPNGAGEFVVNRELWQGMPDDIKQIINTACIAEHAYSLTEIDRSNPEALHKLISEHGTQVFQFPDDVMSAASKAADEVLDDLAQHDDITNRITRSFRETKNTQIEWSRVSSLPFLRARSA is encoded by the coding sequence ATGCAACGTCGAAATTTTCTTAAGGGGGCTGGTGCCGGTGTAGCCGCTGCCGTGGCTCCCGGTATCAGCCATGCCGACAAACAGGAATATCGCATGGCCATGTCGTGGATCAAGAACAGTCCCGGCGCAGGCGCTACCGCGGAACGACTGGCCCGCAGAATAGAAACCCTCAGTGCCGGACGAGTCAGGATCAAGATTTTCGCTGCCGGTGAACTGGTCGGTCCGTTTGAGGTCCTTGATGCAGTCGGGTCCGGGACTGCCGATTTCGGACACAGCGCTTCTTTCTTCTGGCAGGGCAAAATGCGCGCCAGCGCTTTTTTTACAGCTGTTCCTTTCGGACTGACCCCTCAGGAACACATGGTATGGATCTACCACAATGGAGGACAGCAACTTTGGGACGAACTGTATGCCCCGTTCAATGTGAAGCCGTTTCTGGCATCCAACACCAGTATCGGAATGGGCGGCTGGTTCAAGAAAAAGATCAACTCCCTTGACGATATCGCGGGACTCAGATACAGGGTACCGGGATTGGGTGGTGAGGTGTTCCGACGGATCGGCGCCGTCGCGGTAACCCTTCCGCCACCCGAAATCGGACCGGCACTGCACTTGGGTACAGTCGATGCGGCCGAGTGGCTCGGACCCTGGTCGGACCTGGCCATGGGGTTTTACAAGAGCGCACCATACTACTATGGCCCCGGATTCCATGAGCCGAATGGGGCTGGGGAGTTCGTGGTCAATAGGGAGCTATGGCAAGGCATGCCGGATGACATCAAGCAAATCATCAATACCGCATGCATTGCCGAGCACGCATACAGCCTTACGGAAATCGACAGGTCCAACCCCGAGGCGCTGCACAAGCTGATCTCCGAGCATGGAACACAAGTCTTCCAATTTCCGGATGATGTGATGTCAGCGGCCAGCAAGGCGGCGGATGAGGTTTTGGATGACCTTGCGCAACACGATGACATCACAAACAGAATCACCCGCTCATTCAGGGAGACAAAGAATACCCAGATTGAATGGTCGAGAGTCTCAAGCCTGCCATTTCTCAGGGCACGCTCCGCCTGA
- the thiD gene encoding bifunctional hydroxymethylpyrimidine kinase/phosphomethylpyrimidine kinase, which produces MTIPIALTIAGSDSGGGAGIQADIKTMSALGVYSASVITALTAQNTTGVTAVHDVDPAFIAEQIDAVCSDLNVRAAKIGMLHRTDVIQTVAQALERHSIGHIVLDPVMVAKSGDPLLHDDAIDALKSMLIPIASIITPNIPEAARLLRRKEEFVYTNKEAATERLLSLGCGSILLKGGHDHDTAESTDLYFDGNNFRYMSSPRVDTRNTHGTGCSLSSAICAELAKKQGMESAVFIAKQYISQAIACADVLDVGTGHGPIHHFHHQWN; this is translated from the coding sequence ATGACAATACCGATTGCACTGACCATCGCAGGTTCAGACAGCGGCGGTGGCGCCGGAATACAAGCGGATATCAAGACCATGTCCGCGCTCGGGGTCTACAGTGCCAGTGTAATCACTGCACTGACTGCCCAGAACACAACCGGTGTCACCGCCGTTCACGACGTGGACCCGGCATTCATCGCCGAGCAGATTGATGCGGTGTGCAGTGACCTGAACGTCCGCGCCGCAAAAATCGGCATGCTTCATCGCACTGATGTAATTCAGACCGTCGCACAGGCACTTGAACGCCATTCAATCGGTCACATTGTGCTGGACCCCGTCATGGTCGCCAAAAGTGGCGACCCGCTCCTGCACGATGACGCCATTGATGCTCTGAAATCGATGCTGATTCCAATCGCATCGATCATCACACCCAATATTCCGGAAGCCGCCCGGCTGCTCAGACGCAAGGAAGAATTTGTCTACACCAACAAGGAGGCCGCAACCGAGCGGCTGCTGTCCCTCGGTTGCGGCTCGATTCTGCTCAAGGGCGGACACGATCATGACACTGCAGAGAGTACCGACCTTTATTTTGACGGCAACAATTTCAGGTACATGTCGAGCCCGCGAGTCGACACCAGAAATACTCACGGTACCGGATGTTCGCTGTCATCAGCGATCTGCGCCGAACTTGCAAAAAAGCAGGGTATGGAATCGGCAGTATTCATTGCCAAGCAGTACATCAGCCAGGCAATCGCCTGTGCCGACGTACTGGACGTCGGTACCGGCCACGGTCCGATCCATCACTTTCATCATCAATGGAACTAG
- the thiE gene encoding thiamine phosphate synthase, whose product MPNPSDKAQTATRRHAQPVRIGKFDPTLYLVINPEQCIHNSVEQTVIAAVTGGVSAIQLRSKTMGPEKLAELVTGVVDALGSLNIPVFVNDSVHIAASTGVNAVHLGQEDMAVDAARAMLGEDACIGLTVRSVSEAQSAPVHLLDYISVGGVFRTHSKINPDPPIGLDRLEEIVSLLRSRDPQLPIIAISGITTRNLESVLECAVDGVAVVSAICESHNPHLAAQQFKILIDRYKNRMRTE is encoded by the coding sequence ATGCCGAATCCATCCGATAAAGCCCAGACCGCAACACGCCGTCACGCACAACCGGTTCGGATCGGAAAGTTCGACCCGACGCTCTACCTTGTCATCAACCCTGAGCAGTGCATCCATAATAGTGTCGAACAGACGGTCATCGCAGCTGTCACGGGTGGGGTCAGCGCGATTCAGCTCAGATCCAAAACCATGGGCCCTGAGAAACTTGCCGAGCTGGTGACAGGCGTTGTCGACGCGTTGGGCTCCCTGAACATTCCTGTGTTTGTCAATGACAGTGTTCACATTGCCGCCTCGACCGGCGTGAATGCCGTGCATCTTGGCCAGGAAGACATGGCGGTTGATGCCGCCCGGGCAATGCTGGGAGAGGACGCCTGCATCGGACTCACAGTTCGCTCGGTGAGCGAGGCGCAAAGCGCTCCGGTTCATTTGCTTGACTACATCAGCGTCGGCGGCGTGTTCCGCACACACAGCAAGATCAACCCGGACCCGCCCATCGGGCTCGACAGGCTGGAGGAGATTGTGAGTCTGTTGCGCTCGCGGGACCCGCAACTTCCAATCATCGCCATCAGTGGAATCACAACTCGCAACCTTGAGTCGGTTCTGGAATGCGCAGTTGACGGGGTTGCCGTCGTCTCCGCAATCTGCGAGTCGCACAATCCACACTTGGCGGCACAGCAATTCAAGATTCTAATCGATCGATACAAAAACAGGATGAGGACAGAATGA
- a CDS encoding hydroxyethylthiazole kinase, with protein sequence MTDTADKFESSACSNPLAQIRALHPRVHCIVNEAAVSLTANVLLACGASPCMTHDPHEVAQFTNSSDALSINLGMLTQSKCRAIMIASDTASDKQIPWVLDPTLCDRSQSRLDFCTGLIKNRPSALRGNSAEIDSICRSMDLTREELAREHSIVVMTTGEFDHVISDNRTREITSGHPWMESVTGLGCAFSALLAASLTVRQDPFDAAVEIAQTYGSIGQTAAQVSHGPGTYAGNFLDCIHAESIR encoded by the coding sequence ATGACCGATACTGCTGACAAATTCGAGTCTTCGGCGTGCTCAAACCCGCTCGCACAAATCCGTGCATTGCATCCGCGAGTCCATTGCATCGTCAATGAAGCTGCAGTCTCATTGACCGCAAATGTTCTATTGGCGTGCGGAGCTTCTCCTTGTATGACTCACGACCCTCACGAGGTCGCGCAATTCACGAACTCGTCCGATGCGCTCAGTATCAATCTTGGAATGCTCACACAATCCAAGTGCAGGGCGATCATGATCGCTTCAGACACAGCTTCAGACAAGCAAATTCCATGGGTACTGGACCCGACATTGTGCGACCGTTCACAATCCCGACTGGACTTCTGTACGGGACTTATCAAAAACCGACCCAGTGCACTTCGCGGCAACTCAGCTGAGATTGACTCAATCTGCCGCAGTATGGACCTGACCCGCGAGGAACTCGCACGGGAACATTCGATCGTTGTGATGACAACCGGGGAGTTCGACCATGTAATCTCGGACAATCGCACCCGCGAGATCACCAGTGGGCATCCGTGGATGGAGAGCGTCACCGGGTTGGGTTGCGCTTTTTCAGCACTGCTCGCGGCTTCCCTGACGGTCAGGCAAGACCCGTTCGATGCTGCAGTTGAAATCGCACAGACTTATGGCTCGATCGGACAGACGGCCGCTCAGGTATCGCATGGTCCAGGAACCTATGCCGGAAACTTTCTTGATTGCATTCATGCCGAATCCATCCGATAA